A part of Paenibacillus sp. IHBB 10380 genomic DNA contains:
- a CDS encoding ABC transporter substrate-binding protein: protein MQKIKGLLVSMLLLAGILAGCNEAPAENKGSTTKGASTATVNVDATDWPRTFKDALGKEIVIEKKPEKIAGLWFFYPEILVALGETPAASTEREYLSTLSYLNGKLDLTEELGNKTDPNIEKILSIEPDVILATEHHEKLYDALEKIAPVITLKTKDMHDDWQYGLRTVAEIIGKEDEAEKVIDKMMKEITSEREALKSMQGETVALILSWDGKTFNVLGEENAAYRLAFDREKGLGLTPDDAIKGAKNKLTTFEGISTIQADHIFLIGEITKEEKLMNVLKQSNVWNNLNAVKKDNVYLMDTSAITGGPLAIEYALQNITNALHKR, encoded by the coding sequence ATGCAAAAGATTAAAGGACTGCTAGTCTCAATGCTATTATTAGCAGGCATACTAGCAGGTTGTAATGAAGCACCTGCTGAAAATAAAGGATCAACTACAAAAGGCGCATCTACAGCAACAGTTAATGTAGATGCAACGGATTGGCCAAGAACATTTAAGGATGCCTTAGGCAAAGAAATTGTTATCGAGAAAAAACCAGAAAAAATAGCCGGACTATGGTTTTTTTATCCTGAAATATTAGTTGCATTAGGTGAGACGCCTGCTGCTTCTACTGAAAGGGAGTATCTATCTACTTTATCTTATTTAAATGGAAAGCTGGATTTAACTGAAGAATTAGGAAATAAAACGGATCCTAATATTGAAAAAATTCTATCTATTGAGCCTGATGTTATTCTAGCAACAGAACATCATGAAAAATTGTATGATGCACTAGAAAAAATCGCGCCAGTCATTACGTTAAAAACCAAGGATATGCATGATGATTGGCAATATGGACTCCGCACAGTAGCCGAGATTATTGGAAAAGAAGACGAAGCGGAAAAAGTAATCGATAAAATGATGAAAGAAATCACAAGTGAGCGTGAAGCATTAAAGTCGATGCAAGGAGAGACAGTAGCACTTATATTGTCTTGGGATGGGAAAACTTTTAATGTTCTAGGTGAAGAAAATGCTGCCTATAGACTTGCGTTTGATAGAGAAAAGGGACTAGGGCTTACACCAGATGATGCAATTAAAGGTGCTAAAAATAAACTTACTACGTTTGAAGGAATATCAACTATTCAAGCGGACCATATCTTCCTTATAGGTGAGATTACAAAAGAGGAAAAATTAATGAATGTCTTAAAACAAAGTAATGTATGGAATAATCTGAATGCCGTAAAGAAAGACAATGTCTACTTAATGGATACTTCCGCTATTACTGGCGGCCCATTAGCTATCGAGTACGCTTTGCAAAATATAACAAATGCCTTACATAAGCGCTAA
- a CDS encoding cupin domain-containing protein: MHYQAINLNEKLSELNDLWSLKVIGEMNDYQFKLIKIAGEFEWHSHEETDKVFMVIEGEMIIDFRDGQVKISKGEMIVLPKGIEMKPSAEKECHIMLVEPRSIVNNDGTESELTAANDTWI; encoded by the coding sequence ATCCATTACCAAGCGATTAATCTAAATGAGAAACTATCTGAACTTAACGATCTTTGGTCTCTGAAAGTCATTGGTGAAATGAATGACTATCAATTTAAACTCATTAAGATTGCCGGGGAGTTTGAATGGCATAGTCATGAAGAGACCGATAAGGTATTTATGGTGATCGAAGGGGAGATGATCATTGATTTTCGTGATGGTCAGGTTAAAATCTCCAAGGGTGAGATGATTGTTCTCCCGAAGGGGATCGAGATGAAGCCTTCCGCCGAAAAGGAATGCCATATCATGTTGGTGGAGCCTAGAAGCATAGTAAATAATGACGGTACGGAGTCCGAATTAACTGCAGCCAATGATACTTGGATCTAG